CAGTTCTTTGCGGGTTTCGAGGTCCAGGATGGTCAGTGCAAGCTGGGCCCCGGCAAAAACGAGTAGCACTCCGAGGATTGCCAGCGGCAGCAGTTGCAAAAGAGCCACACTATGGGGGCCAAAGACCAGGGCCAGCCCCAGGAAGAGGGTGCCGATAATGAGATTCGAGCCGGCCGTGCGCGCGCCGAAGCGGTAGTGGGCCGCGAGGCCTCCGGCGCCGTGGCACATGGGCATGCCGCCAAGGATAAAGGCGGTCAGGTTGGCCAGCCCCATGCTGAAGCAGGCGTTTTTGTTCGTCACCCGCTGGGCCTGTTTTTCGAAATAGTGTTCGGCGAGATCGGTATACGCGAGGCAGGCGTTGCCCAGGGTCATGGGAAGTTGGGGCAGGACCAGGGCCAGCAGGGCGAAGGACAGATCCGCGCCACCGGGCAGACCAAAGGGCAACAGGGAAGGAAGATAAAGCCCGGGATCCACGTCTCCGAGCCCGCTGCCGGCCCCGAAGAGCAGCCCGCAACCGGTACCCAGAACAAGAACGGCCAGACCTCCGGGCCAGCGACGGTTATTGATGAGGAACAGGGTCACTAGGCCGCCCAGGACGCCAAACACTACCCCGATGGGCAGTGGACCGAAGTGCTGGAGCGCAAGTGCGGGTTCGGCGGCCTGTTGCACGTTCTGGAACTGCGTGGTGCCGAGCATGAAGCGGATGCCGCTGGACAGCAGCAAGGTGCCGGTGGAGAGTTGGATGCCGCGGATGACAGACTTAGGGGTGATACGGCGGATGAGATCGATGATCCCGGTCCAGCCGACGAGGAGGAGAATAATGCCGAGCAAGAGCGCTGAGGCCGCGATCTGCTCCGGCGTCAGCGCTGTGGCGATGGCGTAGGCCCCGATAACCTTCATCGGCTGGACCGGCACGGTAACGCCATAGAACAGCCCGGCCAGGATGTAGAAAAGACCGATGCAAAAAAACACACCCAGGGCAGGCAGGCCGTTGATCAGGATCATGGCCATGGCAATGGGCAACAGGGTGCCCAGGTCACCCAGGGAACCGGCGACTTCCATGCGGTTGAATCGCAGCGGCAATGACATACGCGACGCCTCACAATGATTACGAAGGGATGGAGTGCCTTTGGCATAGGCAAAACCAGCGGCGAGCGCAATAGGGCTAGGAAAATTGAGGAATTGAAGAATTGGGGCAGTGGGGAATTCGAGGAGGCGGAGGACGCGAAGAGGACGACTGTGGGCAGGTGACTGAGGACGGCTCCGTCCACATCGAAATCGGGATCGGTATCGAAATCGATGTTTGTGCGGGGCGTTGGAGAGGTTTGAGTCCAGTACCCAGTACCGAAGATGTAACCACAGAGGACACAGAGAGCACAGAGGGGGACCGGCCGGCCAGCGATCCCGTAGGTCGGCTCCGGCGAAGCAGAAGCCGACACAAGCTGAGTTCGCCGATTGGCAATGGGGGAGAGAAATGACGGGCCTAATGGCACCGATGCCAGGGGCCTCTTGTTCTTGATCAGCGAAGATCAGTACAATCAGCGGTGAAAATTGCTTTGCCTTTTCCCGGATTCTTTGTCTCAGCGGCACAAATGAAGATTGGTGACGCAGATCACGCAGAGAGGCGCGGATCAGGAGAAATAAGCGCTACGTGCCGTTTGCCATGAATCTCTGAAGATCGTGCATCGCTTCCTTCCCCTTGGGAAAACAGGAATTGCCCACGGAATGTACGGATGGACACGGAATGAAGAAGCCAGGCGCCGGCGCCTGTGGGTCCGAAGAGGAAGAGGTATCTCACGCCCGCTCCCGGTGGTCGCTCAAGGCGCGAAGCCGCGAAGGAAGACAAGGCGGAGGTGTGGATGCCGTCCCAGCGGCAGAAGACCCGCTGGCCCGGCGGCTGCCCCCTCACTGCCCGTTCGGGCACCGACGCTGCAGCTATTTCCAGGGTTTTGTTCTTTGCTATTTCGAGGATCGGTGGCCTTGGGCCTTGGTTTGCCAGGTTCCTTGCGGAACCAGGAACTCCGATCGTGAATGGGTAATGAACGAGGGCCCCTTTACCGCGGCAACGGTCCGCCGCGGTGAATGGCTTTCGTCCCGCCTGTCGAGCGACCGAAGGGAGCGGGCGGCTAAAAAACTCTTGCAAGATCTATTGGCCGCCCGTTCGCTACCGCTCTCTCGACGTAAAAGGCGGACGGATTTTTGAGCCCCGCGGACCGTTGCGGGGCCCAAGAGCCGTTTGGCCACAAACCTGCGGCTGCCTTTGGCAACAGGCAGTCGAAAGTAGCGATAACTGGGATTCCAGGCTCCCTCCCCCTTGCCAAGGGGGAGGGTCGGGGAGGGGGTGCTGGGTCCGATCGTTGCCGTCCGACGACTGTGCCGCAGCCTTCGCAAGGGGAGGGGAGCAAAGACCAGTGCTGGCGGTCAGATCTGGTGCCCTGGATCAGTGCACAGTGGTATTTGCGCCAAAGTTCTGACCGGTTCCCCACGGAACCAGGAACTCCAATCGTGAACCAAGGGTAAACGAGGGCCCCTTGTCCGGCCAGGTGCTTCTTCCTGGGCGGGCAAAGGCATCTGTCTTACTTCGCGCACCCAATTCTTTCCTCTTCTTCGGGCCTTCGCGACTTGAGGGCGTCCGCGCCCGGGCGTGAGGCATTTCTTGCTCTTCGGACCGCCAGGCGCCGGCCTGGCTCTTCATTCCGTAGTCGCCGCCGTCTTCCGTCCTCTGTCATCGGCCGCTTCGAATTCCTCAATGCCTTCCATGAGAAGGCATGTCAACGTCCGACGTGGCGGACCACCGTATTGCCCTATAGTCCCAAGCAAGTCGCACTTCCATACGCACTCTTCGAGGATCGTTGCCATTTGATCCGGTGTCTCAGTACTATTCGCTTGGTGGAAGCTGCCACCTCAATTGCGGCCTTGTGTGGTTTTGCCGGCAAGCAAAGAGGCCTAGGAATTTGTCGCAGTCTTCCGAATGAGACTTTATTTGGTGCTAGCGGTGGTTGACCACGAGGCCGTTGCTGGGCCCCCTGGAAAATTTATTTCTACGTGGTGAAGCGTTATGCAGCTTCGACGGTGGAATCCTTGTGGCAATAAAATGGGTGATACTCCTCCCCCGTCACCCACAGTCGGTGGAGCAAAACCGCCAGTTTGCGCGCCACAGCTACCACAGCCCGTTTCTTGGCGATCGTGCCCCCTCTCGCGGCAATGCGCTGCCCGAATCGTCGCAGCTCACTATCAGCCCCAAATGGGCCCAGGACGTAGTGAGCGACATTGACCAGCAAGGTGCGCAACTGGGAGTTACCGCATTTCGTGATGCGTAGCTGCTTGTCGGTATCCCCGGATTGGTCCCTTTTGGGAACCAAGCCTAGAAATGGCCCTACATCTCGGCTCTTGGTGAAACGGTCCTTATCTTCGAGCGTCAAAACGAACGCCAAGGCTGTGATCGGCCCAACGCCGGGGACTTGTCGCAACACTTCTGTCTCAGGGTAGTGGGTGCGGCTGAGGTGTGTCACTTCGTGCTCGTATTTTTTTATCCCTTCAGTGAAATTGGCAATTTGTTCTATCAACGGCAGCAGGGCTGCTTTGAGTTCACTGGGGATATGCTCCGGTGCTTTTTTGTGGAAGCTGGCGGCGCTGCATTTCGGCAGGCGTTCCCCGGCGCATTTTACGGTCCCTCGAACGTGGTTGATAAGAGAGGTCCTGCTTTTTACCAGCGCATCACGGGCTTGCAGGATGGCCAGCCTGGCTTGTGCATCTGCGCTTCGGTGCTCAATGGGGCGCAAGAGTTTGGGATCCATCTTGGCCACCCGGGCCAACATCTCAGCGTCGCGAAAGTCTGTTTTGATCGGCTCCTGCCAAATGCAGCGGAGTTTGCGAGGGTTGCCGACGACAACTGCGCAACCAAGCTCTTTGAGCAGGCGGCTGATCCAGGCAGAGTGTGTCCCCGCCTCAATGGCAACAAAGGCTCCTGAGTAGGCAGCAAACCGTTTACGCATCGCAGTCTTGGTATTGGTCACCTTAAAGGTGGTGGCAATGTCCCCGTTCCAGTCCAACACGCATACGACGTTCTGCTTGTCACCGAGATCGACACCGATGGTATGATTTGCTAAATGGCACTTCATGGCTGGGCCTCCTGGTTTGCAGCATATGACTGCGTTGTTTTGGTGAGCATAGCTCTAAGCTATAGCTCGTCAGGTGGTCCAGCCTTCTCATCCTACCTCAATTCTTCAATCCCTCGATTTTCCTAAATACTTCGTGTGCCTTCGCGGACAGCACATTCTTCTGGATTCCGGCCTCCGCCGGAATGACGGAAGACGGCTTTGCGCCTTGAGCGAGTCTGCGAGCGGGGCGGTTCAATTCTTTTGTAAAAGCTATGAGCAGCCCGTTTGCTGGTCGCAATAGACCACGTCGTGCTCAATGCGGTTGCGGCCGTTGGCCTTGGCTGCGTAGAGGGCGTTGTCCGCGGATTTGAGCAAGCCATCAAGGTCCTCGTGTTCCGGCCGGAGTTCGCTCAGACCAAAGCTCACGGTGAAGCCGATGGTCCCGCCGTTGCGGGAGACCTCGCTTGCAGCACACAAGGTGCGCAGGCGTTCGCAGATGTGATCGGCCTGGCTGAGGTCGGTGTCCGGGAAGCAGATGGCGAATTCCTCGCCGCCGTATCGCGCGGCGATATCGTAGGGCCGGACGTCCTCGCGCAGAATGCGGCCGAGATGCTGCAGGACATGGTCGCCAACGTCGTGGCCGTATTTGTCGTTCACGTCTTTGAAATGGTCGATATCCAGCATGGCCAGGGTCAGCCTCTCGTGCGTGCGGCGGGCCCGGCTGAATTCCTTGTGCATCAGGGTGATGAAATGGCGCCGGTTGAACAGGCCGGTCAACTCGTCGGTCCGCGAAAGCCGTTTAAGATGTTCCTGGTACTGTTGTTGGTGGGTGATATCGTTGACCATTGCCATGACGTGGCGGTCCGGAACATAGACGTAGGAGGCCTCGATATATTTCTCTTCGCCAGTGGATACGAGGGTGTAGGACATCTGGCGGCGCAGGTTGGATCGAGACTCGAAGCAGCGGTGGATGTCTTCGATGACCTGGGGGTTCTGGTCGCGGTAGACCTCGGACAACCAGCGTCCCTTCAGGTGCTTGGCTTTGCCCTGAGTCATTTCCACGGCCGCGGTGTTGAAACTCGAGAGCATGAAGTCGTCGTTGCGGCGCTCCCAGGTAAAGATCGGCAACGGGATGCCGCGGTACAGAGCTTCGACGTGCTGTTTGCTCTTGAGGACATGTTCTTCCTGGACCTTGCGCTCGGTAATGTCTTCTGCCGTGCCGACGAAGAGTTTTTTGTGATCGCTTTCAAAGCGGTAGGTCCGGGCGTGGATCCAGCGCACTCCTTTTTCGGGGTGGACGATACGGTATTCCTCGTTGAAGTCGATACGCTCGTTGCGCACAGCCTGAAAGGCCCGCTGCACCCTGGCCAAATCCCGCTCGTCGATCATGCGCATGAAGGCGCGACTGTCGGAATACATATCCTCGGGCGTGATGCCGAAGACTGAGCTGATCGACGGGCTGACATAAATGACCCGGTCCTGGTTCAGGTCGCGTAGCCAAAAGACTTCGTTGATGTTTTCGACCAGAAAGCGCAGGACCTCCTCCTGCTCTTTGGGCGCGGAAATGTCGCGCAGGACCGCGGCGACGTAGGCCGGAGCGGTGGCGTCGGGAAGGGGAAAGTAGCTGACTGCCAGATGCGAAGTGTGCCCAGCGTCCGACGTGACGGGGGATTCGTACTGGACCTGGGCCCCCTGCAAGACCTCTTCAAGCTTTTCCCGGACCAGGAGCTGATAGAAATCCTCGCCCACAATCTCCCGGACGTGCTTGCCGATGATAGTCGCCGGGTCTGTTCTCCGAAGTCGGCAGTAGGCGGCATTGGCGAAGATATAGATGTGTTCGGTGTTGACGATGGCGATGGCGTCTTCGATCTGCTCCAGAAAGACGGGCAGGAGCTCGGAGTGGACGTCGATCAGCTGTGTCATGGGAAAATTCCCGGTTGGGGTGGTTGGGTGAAGGCTGAGTAGAGCTTAGGAAAATTCAGCGGAGGCGGCAAGCGGGGAGGGCGGGCGATGAACAGATGACGGTGGACGGTGGATTGAAGACGGCAGGACGAAAAAAGGGCAACAACGGTCAACATCCAAATCGGTATCGGGGTCGAAATCGCCTGGGGGGGGGCAGGGGGGAATTGTCGGCGATCATGGAGGTCGGCTACGGGGGAGCCGAAGCCGACAGGAGTTGTGTCCGCCGATGGCCGCTGATGGCTGAAGCAGGGAGCAGGACGCTCTCTATCGCTGTCTTCCGTCTTCAGTTCACCGTCTTCACTCTTCGGACCGCCAGGCTCTCTACCCTCCCAGAGCTAGAGGGCTTCCATCTTAACTGGGCCCAAATTTTGTCTAGACAATGGGGGAAACTGTAAACCGATAGCGATTTGGAGGGCCTGTGCTTGGCCCCTTCTACTCGTCCCCCGTCTTCTGCCACCGTCCACTGTTTCCGGCCTTTCTTCTTTCTCACCAGCACGAGGCGTCGACTTCTCGAAACGCCGCCCGGATAAGGTCTTTCCAGGTGACGATTCCGGCAACGCGCCCGGATTCAGTGACTACCGGCAGGCAGGAAATGCGCTTTTCGATTAACAATTCAAAGGCGTCTTTGACCGAGGTCTCGGCCGTGACAGTGACCGGATTGCGAGACATGATCTGGTGGGCGCGTTTGTTCAATATGGCCAGGTCCCGGTTCTGTTCGCAGGGCGTGTCGTAAAACGGACTCAGGTTCTTCAGCAGGTCCCGATCGGAGATGACCCCCTGAAGCATACCGCCATCAACGACCAGCAGATGGTGGAACTCATGTTCTTCGAACAGGGATTTCACGTAGCGGACAAAGTCGTCCATCTGCACTGTGCAGACGCCTTTGGTCATGATATCGATAATGCGCATTGTGGTCCTCCGCGCTTGGGCACTGTTTGTAGGAATGTATCGGATCAACCGCCACTGGTGTTTATTTCCGAAGGGCGTGGCAAGGGAATACCTCCTCCCCCCTTCCGGCTTTTTGGCAGCAAAGGCATGGGCTGGGCAAGAATTTTCGGTTGTTCGAATCTGCAAGGTGTCCTGTTTGACGCCTGGGATCAAGCGCTTTGGCTCGGTATGCCCACACGAAGCGATGCCCGATACGAAAACTGATTAGGAATTCAGTACTTTTGCTTCGCAGGCAAAATCGTGTCTAAAAGCTCGCACAATTTTTTTTGAAAAACGGCCGGTCCGAAAACGGCGTTTTGCAAGAACAGGTGCTTCCCAAAAGGTGGGACGCATCAGGTGGCAACCTTGAAAAGACCGGGGGATGGAATGAAAAATTGGGGATTGGTGTGTTTCGTGGCCATAGTACAGCTCATGATCGGGGTGGGTTCGCTTTGCGCCCAGACGGCTGAGGCTCAAGACAAGCCTGTCGTTGGGGTCATTCTCCCCTTTTCCTCGGCGTTTGAGGATATTGCTGTTGAGCAGCAGCGGGCGGTGGAATTGGCCCTGGCCGAGAGCGGCTCGGCGTTCGAGATCGTCTTCAAGGACGGCGGGGCTGACGTGGACACAGCGGTGCAGGCCTTTCAGGATCTGGTGCGTTCGCAAGAGAACCTGGCGGCGGTTGTCAGCTGCTCGAGCTGGGCTTCAAGCGCGATCCATCCGTTGGCCGCTGAAAAGGACATCTTTCATGTCGCCATCGGCAGCGCGGCCTTGAAGCGAACCGAACCGGGGCACACCATCCGCTTGACTGTGGGTGTCCAGCAGGAACAGGAACAATTGGCCGCCTATTTGACGGACTTTGAACGGATCGCGGTCCTGGCGATGGACAACAATCTTGGCTCCAGCTGGATCCGTATGCTTGAGGACCGTTTTCCAAAGCAGGTTGTGGCCGCGCAGGAGTACAATCCGCAGCAGATGGATATTGCGGCCCAACTCGCGACCATCAAGGCCCGGGACTCTGAGGCCCTGGTGCTTATCAGTGCCGGGGAAGCGGCCACCATCGCCAAACAGGCGCGGCAGGCCGGCATCAAGGCCCAGCTAGTCGGCACACGCCCCATCCAGCGCGCGGAGGTGTTGGCGGCCTCAGCCTTCACGAACGGTCTCGTCTATACCTACCCTTCATACAATCAGGACCATCCCTTTATGAGCGCGTTTACGGATCGCTATGGTCTTGAGCCCGGATTTTTTGGGGTCGAGGCCTATGATCTGTGTACCACCCTGAGCCGGGCCCTGGAGCAGGGACGGCAGACGCCAAAAGCGCTTTTCGAGTGGTATGCCGGAAACACGTTCACCGGCGCCCTGGGAAAAGTGACGTTTGCCAATGATGGGGACGCTTCGTATCCGTATATTTTCAAAAAAGTGACAGAATCCGGCTTCCGGGTAGCCGAGTTCCAGTTCCCCATGCTCTTGACGCAAACGGCCCAGGAACTCAACGCGATTTTCAAGGATATGGACCGAAGTGTGGCCGCCGCTGCCGAACAGCTTTCCACGACAGGCCTGCGGGGAGACCGGGCCTCGGCCATTCTGGAAACACTCTTCAACGAGAATCAGTATGCCTATAATTGCGTAACAGTGGATGCCACGGGCACTATCGTCAATGTGGCGCCCAAGCAATACAGTTCGGTGATCGGCGAGGATATCAGCGGTCAGGAACAGATCATCCGGCTGCACGAGACGCACCAGCCGGTGCTCAGTCAGGCCATCAAAATGGTCGAAGGCTTTGTGGGGATTGACCTGGAACACCCGGTCTTCGATCAGGACGGCGGGTTTATCGGATCGGTCAGCGTGCTCACCCAGCCAGATTTTTTCGGGAGCATCATTTCCCGCAAAGTCCATAATTTTCCGGTGGAGATCTTTGTCCTGCAACGCGATGGGACGACTATCTATGATGTCAATGCCGAGGAGATCGGCAAGAACGCTTTTGCTGACCCAATCTACGATGCGTTCCCATCGCTCAAGCGGATAGCCCGGAAGATGGTCTCTCAGGCCGAGGGCGAGGGGACGTACCGCTTTCAGGACCGACATATGGAACACGCCGTAGCGAAACAGCTCCTCTGGACGAGTATTGGCCTGCACGGAACCAACTACCGCTTGGCACTGACCTATGGGGCTGGGGAGATTGAGGATTGAAGGATTGAGGTATTGAGAAATTCGAAGAGGAAGAGGTATCTCACCTCCGCTCTCGGTGGTCGCTCAAGGCGCGAAGCCGCCTTCCGTCATTCCGGCGGAGGCCGGAATCCAGAAGAATGTGTTGTCCACGAAGTCATGCGAAGGAGCACGAAGGAAGGCATAAGAAAGGGTACAAATTGTCCGTCCAGGGAGAAGAACCTGGCCGAACAAGTGGCCCTCGTTCATTGCCCATTCACGATTGGAGGTTCAGGTTCCGGAGGGAACCTGTAAGAACGCTGCCCGCGGATTGCCGCTCATAAGTGAAGCAGGGATCAGGACGTTCTTCAGCTGTCTTCTTTCCTTGGATCGCCAGGCTTTGTGCTCTGTTTTATGTTGCTATTTTTGTTCCCTGCCCCGTCGCAAACGCAAAAAGGGGTTAAGTCGTTTGACTTAACCCCTTGAAATCTTCTGGTGGAGCTGAGGGGGCTCGAACCCCTGGCCTCCTGAATGCCATTCAGGCGCTCTCCCAGCTGAGCTACAGCCCCGCCGTTGAAGTTCCATTTTTTAGGCAAACTTGGTGCTCCTGTCAATACTTTTTTTCCGCTTCCGGCAGGTTCAAGGACCAGCCCGCGGCAAGGGCGGTACACTCGGGACTGTCTGGAAATCCGCTGAGCCAGTCCCGGGTCTGCTTTTCAATGGCTTCAATAGAGTCGTCGTTCCGGTCGGGATGGTGGTGGGTTAGCCCCACCTGTTGCACTCGGGTCTCCAGACCGAGTCTGGCGGCCTCAAGTGGAGAGGAATGGCCCCAGCCGCGGGCGCCATCAAGCTCTGCGTCGAGGAAGTGGGCGTCGTGGATGAGCAGATCGGCGCTGCTACAGGCCGTGTGCAGGGCGAGGCGCTGTTCCGCAGTCATGGCGGCGAGTTCATTATCTGGGACCACAACGACCCGACGGCCTTGAGCCGAGGTGCAGCACAAACCGGCCGCCTTCCCGGGATGGGCCAGGGGGATGGCTGTGACCGTTAAGCCGGCCAACCGGTCTTCTGGGCCTGGAGCGGGGCAGATTTGGAGACGGGCTGCAACGTTGGCCCAAGTTACTGGAGAAAGTGGAGGATGCAGAAGGGCGTGTAACGCGTTTGACACCTCCTTCGGCGATACAAAAGGGGCAGAGACCCGAATCTCGAAACGCCTGTCGAACAAGGGAGCAAAGAAGGGAAAGCCGCAAACATGGTCCTGGTGCAGATGACTGAGGATCAGATGGATACGGCGGGGGCCGTTTTTCTGCAGCTGTCGGCCAAGGGGATAGATTCCTGTGCCTGCGTCGACGATGAGCAGTTCGTCGTGCCCTGGATGGGATTGCAGAGCGAAGCAGGTGGTTTGTCCCCCGTACCGCACCGTGTCTGGCGCGGACACAGGAAAGGAGCCCCTTGCGCCCCAGCATGTGATTCGCATGGTTTTCTCGTTGTAAGGAAATGGTTGGACGATTTTCAGTCGCTAGACAAGACTGGAACAGGCCAGTACTCTGCGTTTCGAATAGAAGCAGGGTTGTGGCGCCTGTTTGCAGCTCATTGTCCAGGACCTTGCCAGGCTGTCGAAAATCTCCCACTGGCAGATAGCTGTAATACGTTCAATCTGTTACCTGCGGATAAGTGTTCTGCGACCTTGAATTTTCTTGTGCCGTTCCTTGGGGTTTTCGAGAGGTTTGCGTTATACAGATTTTTCAGCAGTCAGTTCGTGTTGTGGCGCCCAAAGCGTAGCCGCAATGTATATAAGAGACAAGCGCTGTTGGTTTCCAGATAGAAAGGAGAGTGTATGCGCTGGAAGCAATTTTTGACCCCGATTCATAGTGTTGACGCGGAAACGGCCCGCAGCTCTCTGCAGGCACCTGGCGTCGACGCGGAGATCATCGACGTCAGGCAGCCCAAGGAGTACGACCAGGGCCATATCCCCGGCGCCAAGCTGATTCCATTGCCCCAGTTGCAGGACCGACTGCAGGAGATCGACGCGGACAAGCCGGTTTATGTCTATTGCGCCGTGGGCGGACGCAGTCGCGTGGCCGCCCAGATGCTCTCTTCACAGGGCTTTGCCGAGGTCATGAACATGAAAGGGGGCTTTAAGGCCTGGAACGGCCATCAGGCAATCGGTGCTGAAGAGCTGGGTTTGGAATTGTTTGACGGACTGGAGAGTTTTGCCGAACTGCTCAAGACGGCCTACGGCATGGAGGCGGGGCTTCGGGAATTTTACACTTCCATCGCCTCGCGGGTCGACGATGGCGACGTGCGCGAGCTGTTCGAAACCCTAGCCCGCATTGAGGAAAAGCATACCCGAAGGGTCTTTCAGGCCTACCTCCAGAAAGTCGACGACCAGGTGGATGAATCCACGTTTTCCGAGCAGATTGTGCCCCAGGCCCTGGAGGGCGGCCAGACCTCGCAAGACTATATCGACCGTTTTGCCCCGGATTGGAACAAGCCGGAGGAAGTCATGGAACTGGCTATGGGGATCGAGGCCCAGGCCATGGATCTGTACACCCGGGCCGCGCAGCGTGAGAGCGGAGATGCTAGAGAGTTTTTGGAGCAGATGGCCCTGGAGGAGAAAGGCCATCTGCAGCAGTTGGGCCAGATGCTGGACCGTATGCTGGGGGCGTGAAGAGAGAGGGCACTTCAGAGAACGGTGGACAGAAGGCAGATGATGGAACGCGGATTCATCGCTATCGAAATCGGGATCGGTATCGAAATCGATTTATGTCCACGAAGGCACGCGAATTTACGCGAAGTGTTTAGGAAAATTGAGAAATTGAAGAATTGAGGCATTGAGGAATTCGAAGCGGCCGATGACAGTGGACGGTGGACAGAGCGGCGGCGACTACGGAAGTCACGGAATGAAGAGCCAGGCCGGCGTCTGGCGGTCCGAAGAGCAAGAGATGCCTCACGCCCGGGCGGGGACGCCCTCAAGTCGCAAAGGCGCGAAGGGCTAGGAAGATTTGTGAATTGAGGTAGGATGAGAAGGCTGGACCACCTGACGAGCTATAGCTTAGAGCTATGCTCACCAAAACAACGCAGTCATATGCTGCAAACCAGGAGGCCCAGCCATGAAGTGCCATTTAGCAAATCATACCATCGGTGTCGATCTCGGTGACAAGCAGAACGTCGTATGCGTGTTGGACTGGAACGGGGACATTGCCACCACCTTTAAGGTGACCAATACCAAGACTGCGATGCGTAAACGGTTTGCTGCCTACTCAGGAGCCTTTGTTGCCATTGAGGCGGGGACACACTCTGCCTGGATCAGCCGCCTGCTCAAAGAGCTTGGTTGCGCAGTTGTCGTCGGCAACCCTCGCAAACTCCGCTGCATTTGGCAGGAGCCGATCAAAACAGACTTTCGCGACGCTGAGATGTTGGCCCGGGTGGCCAAGATGGATCCCAAACTCTTGCGCCCCATTGAGCACCGAAGCGCAGATGCACAAGCCAGGCTGGCCATCCTGCAAGCCCGTGATGCGCTGGTAAAAAGCAGGACCTCTCTTATCAACCACGTTCGAGGGACCGTAAAATGCGCCGGGGAACGCCTGCCGAAATGCAGCGCCGCCAGCTTCCACAAAAAAGCACCGGAGCATATCCCCAGTGAACTCAAAGCAGCCCTGCTGCCGTTGATAGAACAAATTGCCAATTTCACTGAAGGGATAAAAAAATACGAGCACGAAGTGACACACCTCAGCCGCACCCACTACCCTGAGACAGAAGTGTTGCGACAAGTCCCCGGCGTTGGGCCGATCACAGCCTTGGCGTTCGTTTTGACGCTCGAAGATAAGGACCGTTTCACCAAGAGCCGAGATGTAGGGCCATTTCTAGGCTTGGTTCCCAAAAGGGACCAATCCGGGGATACCGACAAGCAGCTACGCATCACGAAATGCGGTAA
The sequence above is drawn from the Desulfohalobium retbaense DSM 5692 genome and encodes:
- a CDS encoding IS110 family transposase, which translates into the protein MKCHLANHTIGVDLGDKQNVVCVLDWNGDIATTFKVTNTKTAMRKRFAAYSGAFVAIEAGTHSAWISRLLKELGCAVVVGNPRKLRCIWQEPIKTDFRDAEMLARVAKMDPKLLRPIEHRSADAQARLAILQARDALVKSRTSLINHVRGTVKCAGERLPKCSAASFHKKAPEHIPSELKAALLPLIEQIANFTEGIKKYEHEVTHLSRTHYPETEVLRQVPGVGPITALAFVLTLEDKDRFTKSRDVGPFLGLVPKRDQSGDTDKQLRITKCGNSQLRTLLVNVAHYVLGPFGADSELRRFGQRIAARGGTIAKKRAVVAVARKLAVLLHRLWVTGEEYHPFYCHKDSTVEAA